A window from Candidatus Reconcilbacillus cellulovorans encodes these proteins:
- a CDS encoding ribose 5-phosphate isomerase B: MKIAVGSDHAGFRLKEEIVAFLRSLGHEVEDVGCACEESVDYPDFALPVCEKVLAGQVDRGVLICGTGIGMTIAANKIPGIRCALAHDTYSARMTREHNDSNVLALGARIIGPGLAQEIVRVWVETAFSGQERHCARVDKIRKLEQRYMRPSS, encoded by the coding sequence GTGAAGATTGCCGTCGGTTCCGATCACGCCGGATTCCGGCTCAAGGAGGAAATCGTGGCGTTCCTTCGATCGCTCGGACACGAAGTGGAGGACGTCGGATGTGCTTGTGAAGAATCGGTCGATTATCCGGATTTCGCCCTGCCGGTCTGCGAAAAAGTGCTCGCCGGGCAGGTAGACCGCGGCGTCCTCATCTGCGGCACGGGCATCGGCATGACGATCGCGGCAAACAAAATTCCCGGCATCCGCTGCGCGCTCGCGCATGATACGTATTCCGCCAGAATGACGCGCGAACACAACGATTCCAACGTGCTCGCGCTCGGCGCGCGAATCATCGGCCCGGGGCTTGCGCAGGAGATCGTCCGGGTTTGGGTCGAGACGGCGTTTTCGGGGCAGGAGCGTCATTGCGCGAGAGTGGATAAAATCCGGAAGCTGGAGCAACGCTACATGCGACCTTCGTCCTGA
- a CDS encoding ATP synthase F0 subunit A, giving the protein MHESFGIDVAGLRIDLAALWMITVSMIIVLALALAATRRLSVENPGKLQNLLEWVAEFVHKLIGSTMDMNKGKRFLALGMTLIIFIFVSNMLGLPFYVTAEVKEPVSFFGYPVVTQEALEKAHEAHKHIELSFWKSPTADVSVTMGLALTVIVLAHALGLRYNTRHYLRHYFEPNLLFFPLNVVKELSKLLTLGLRLFGNIYAGEVLIAVILMAGVAGIVPLIIWQGFSIFVGAIQAFVFTMLTMVYISQCIEHHHE; this is encoded by the coding sequence ATGCATGAATCGTTCGGCATCGATGTCGCGGGACTGCGCATCGATCTGGCCGCCCTCTGGATGATCACCGTTTCGATGATCATCGTGCTCGCCCTCGCGTTGGCGGCGACACGACGACTGTCGGTGGAGAATCCCGGCAAACTGCAAAACCTGCTGGAATGGGTCGCCGAGTTCGTCCACAAGCTGATCGGCAGCACGATGGACATGAACAAGGGTAAACGTTTTTTGGCGCTCGGCATGACGTTGATCATTTTCATTTTCGTATCCAACATGCTGGGCCTGCCGTTTTACGTAACGGCCGAAGTGAAAGAGCCGGTATCGTTTTTCGGATATCCGGTCGTGACGCAGGAAGCGCTGGAGAAGGCGCACGAAGCCCATAAACATATCGAGTTGTCGTTCTGGAAGTCGCCGACGGCCGACGTGTCCGTAACAATGGGGTTAGCGTTAACGGTGATCGTGCTTGCGCACGCCCTCGGGCTCAGGTACAACACGCGGCATTATTTGCGGCATTACTTCGAGCCCAACCTGCTGTTTTTCCCCTTGAATGTTGTCAAAGAATTATCCAAATTGCTCACGCTCGGCCTTCGTCTTTTCGGCAACATTTACGCCGGCGAGGTGCTGATCGCCGTCATCTTGATGGCAGGCGTGGCCGGGATCGTACCGCTGATCATCTGGCAAGGCTTCAGCATTTTCGTTGGCGCCATCCAAGCATTTGTTTTCACCATGTTGACCATGGTGTACATTTCGCAATGTATCGAACATCATCATGAATAA
- a CDS encoding F0F1 ATP synthase subunit gamma (produces ATP from ADP in the presence of a proton gradient across the membrane; the gamma chain is a regulatory subunit) has protein sequence MAKGLRELRRKIKSVQSTRQITKAMEMVAASKLRKAQESALAARPYAEKIREVIANVAGATKGYRHPMLESRPVRRTGYLVITSDRGLAGGYNANLLRSVLQTLRQKHASPDEYAIFVIGRKGRDFFRRRGIPVLEEVTGLSDSPAFADIKRIASAAVRAFEQGVCDELYLAYNRFVNAMTQVPTIRRLLPLERVESASPAAVYEYEPSAEEVLSVLLPRYAEALVYSALLEAKASEFGARMTAMGAATKNATKMIHSLTLMYNRARQAAITQEINEIVAGANAQQ, from the coding sequence ATGGCCAAGGGTTTACGGGAACTCCGGCGCAAGATCAAAAGCGTGCAAAGCACGCGGCAAATCACGAAAGCGATGGAAATGGTCGCGGCGTCTAAATTGCGCAAAGCGCAGGAAAGCGCGCTGGCCGCGCGCCCCTACGCGGAGAAAATCCGCGAGGTGATCGCCAATGTGGCCGGCGCGACGAAAGGCTATCGCCATCCGATGCTGGAGTCGCGGCCCGTGCGGCGGACCGGGTATCTTGTCATTACGTCCGACCGCGGTCTGGCCGGGGGTTACAACGCCAACCTGCTGCGCTCGGTATTGCAGACGCTGCGGCAGAAACATGCGTCGCCTGACGAATATGCGATTTTCGTCATCGGGCGAAAGGGGCGCGACTTTTTCCGGCGCCGAGGCATTCCGGTCCTCGAAGAGGTGACCGGCCTGTCCGATTCGCCTGCGTTCGCCGACATCAAGCGGATTGCGTCCGCCGCGGTGCGCGCTTTCGAACAAGGCGTCTGCGACGAACTCTACCTCGCGTACAACCGCTTCGTTAATGCGATGACGCAGGTGCCGACGATTCGACGCCTTTTGCCGCTTGAGCGCGTGGAATCCGCATCTCCGGCCGCGGTTTACGAATACGAGCCGTCCGCGGAAGAAGTGTTGTCGGTGCTGTTGCCGCGGTACGCCGAGGCGCTCGTTTACAGCGCGCTGCTCGAAGCGAAAGCCAGCGAGTTCGGCGCGCGCATGACGGCGATGGGCGCTGCGACGAAAAACGCGACAAAGATGATCCATTCGCTGACGCTGATGTACAACCGCGCCCGTCAGGCCGCGATCACGCAGGAAATCAACGAAATCGTCGCAGGCGCGAACGCGCAGCAATGA
- a CDS encoding F0F1 ATP synthase subunit alpha, with protein sequence MSIRPEEISALIRRQIEEFEADLQVYDVGTVIQVGDGIARAHGLENCMAGELLEFSNGVMGMALNLEENNVGIVILGPYQDIREGDQVRRTGRIMEVPVGEELIGRVVNPLGQPLDGKGPIRTTKTRPVESPAPSVMDRRSVHEPLQTGIKAIDAMIPIGRGQRELIIGDRQTGKTTIAIDAIINQKDSGVICIYVAIGQKQSTVASVVETLRRYGAMDYTIVVTASASEPAPLLYLAPYAGCAMGEYFMYNGKHVLIVYDDLSKQAAAYREMSLLLRRPPGREAYPGDVFYLHSRLLERAAKLNDELGGGSLTALPFIETQAGDVSAYIPTNVISITDGQIFLESDLFYAGQRPAINVGISVSRVGGAAQIKAMKKVAGSLRLDLAQYRELAAFAQFGSDLDKATQARLNRGARTMEILKQGVHQPMPVEKQVVSIFTAVRGFLDDIPVQDVLRFEKEFLAFVDANHPEIFQSIRDTKDLTPENEQALIAAIEKFKKTFATSA encoded by the coding sequence TTGAGCATTCGGCCTGAGGAGATCAGCGCGCTGATCCGCCGGCAGATCGAGGAATTCGAGGCGGATCTTCAAGTATACGACGTCGGCACGGTCATCCAAGTCGGCGACGGCATCGCCCGCGCGCACGGCCTGGAGAACTGCATGGCCGGGGAGTTGCTCGAATTTTCGAACGGCGTCATGGGTATGGCGCTCAATCTGGAAGAAAACAACGTCGGGATCGTCATTCTTGGGCCATACCAGGACATCCGCGAAGGCGACCAGGTGCGCAGGACGGGGCGGATCATGGAAGTTCCCGTCGGCGAAGAGCTGATCGGGCGCGTCGTCAATCCGCTCGGCCAGCCGCTCGACGGCAAGGGGCCGATCCGGACGACGAAGACGCGGCCGGTCGAATCGCCGGCGCCGAGCGTCATGGACCGCCGATCGGTGCACGAGCCGTTGCAGACGGGCATCAAGGCGATCGACGCGATGATTCCGATCGGCCGCGGCCAGCGGGAACTGATCATCGGCGACCGGCAGACCGGCAAAACGACGATCGCCATCGACGCGATCATCAACCAAAAAGACAGCGGCGTCATCTGCATTTACGTCGCCATCGGCCAGAAGCAGTCGACCGTGGCGTCGGTCGTCGAGACGCTGCGGCGCTACGGCGCGATGGACTATACGATCGTCGTCACGGCGAGCGCCTCGGAACCCGCACCGCTGCTGTATTTGGCACCTTACGCCGGGTGCGCGATGGGCGAATATTTCATGTACAACGGCAAACACGTGCTTATCGTCTACGACGACCTGTCGAAACAAGCGGCCGCTTATCGCGAAATGTCGCTGCTCTTGCGCCGCCCGCCGGGCCGCGAGGCGTATCCGGGCGATGTCTTTTACCTGCACTCCCGCCTGCTTGAGCGCGCTGCCAAACTGAACGACGAACTCGGCGGCGGTTCGCTGACCGCGCTGCCTTTTATCGAGACGCAGGCGGGCGACGTATCCGCCTACATTCCGACGAATGTCATTTCGATTACGGACGGGCAAATTTTTCTGGAATCCGACTTGTTCTACGCGGGCCAACGCCCGGCGATCAACGTCGGCATTTCGGTGTCGCGCGTCGGCGGCGCGGCACAGATCAAGGCGATGAAGAAAGTCGCCGGATCGCTCCGCCTCGATCTGGCGCAGTATCGCGAGCTGGCGGCGTTCGCGCAGTTCGGTTCCGATCTTGACAAGGCGACGCAGGCTCGGCTCAACCGCGGCGCCCGGACGATGGAAATCCTGAAGCAGGGCGTTCATCAGCCGATGCCGGTCGAAAAACAGGTCGTGTCGATTTTTACGGCGGTGCGCGGGTTTCTGGACGACATTCCGGTGCAGGACGTGTTGCGGTTCGAAAAAGAGTTTCTCGCGTTCGTCGACGCGAATCACCCGGAAATTTTCCAATCGATCCGCGACACGAAAGACCTGACGCCGGAAAACGAACAAGCGCTCATCGCCGCCATCGAGAAGTTCAAGAAAACGTTCGCCACATCCGCGTGA
- a CDS encoding serine hydroxymethyltransferase (catalyzes the reaction of glycine with 5,10-methylenetetrahydrofolate to form L-serine and tetrahydrofolate), with product MGILARQDPDVARAMELELARQRDKLELIASENLVSIAVLEAMGSVLTNKYAEGYPGRRYYGGCEHVDVVESLARDRAKQLFGAEHANVQPHSGAQANMAVYLAALQPGDTVLGMNLAHGGHLTHGSPVNSSGLLYRFVAYGVREDDGRIDYDEVRKLAFKHRPRLIVAGASAYPRIIDFEAFGRIAQDVGALLMVDMAHIAGLVAAGLHPNPVPHAHFVTTTTHKTLRGPRGGLILCRKAWAQAIDKAVFPGVQGGPLMHVIAAKAVALGEALRPEFNEYARQIVRNAKALAEALVEEGFRLVSGGTDNHLMLVDLRNIGMTGKEAESLLDEVGITVNKNAIPFDPTSPQVTSGIRIGTPAVTSRGMKEEAMRTIARAIALTLKRPEGDRSLEEARRLVRELTEAYPLYPELSYCRT from the coding sequence ATGGGGATTTTGGCGAGACAGGATCCCGACGTTGCGCGGGCGATGGAGCTTGAACTCGCGCGGCAGCGGGACAAGCTTGAATTGATCGCGTCGGAAAACCTCGTCAGCATCGCCGTGCTCGAGGCGATGGGATCGGTTCTGACGAACAAGTATGCGGAGGGGTATCCAGGCCGCCGGTATTACGGCGGGTGCGAGCATGTTGACGTCGTGGAATCGCTGGCGCGCGACCGGGCGAAACAGTTGTTCGGCGCCGAGCACGCGAACGTGCAGCCGCATTCCGGCGCCCAGGCGAACATGGCGGTTTACCTTGCGGCGCTTCAGCCCGGCGATACGGTACTCGGCATGAACCTCGCGCACGGCGGCCATTTGACGCACGGCAGTCCGGTCAATTCGTCCGGTCTGTTGTACCGGTTCGTCGCTTACGGCGTGCGAGAAGACGACGGACGCATCGATTACGACGAAGTGCGCAAGCTGGCGTTTAAGCACCGTCCGCGGTTGATCGTCGCTGGCGCCAGCGCCTATCCGCGCATCATCGATTTCGAGGCGTTCGGCCGCATCGCCCAGGACGTGGGCGCGCTCTTGATGGTCGACATGGCGCATATCGCCGGTCTCGTCGCCGCAGGGCTTCATCCGAATCCGGTGCCGCACGCGCATTTCGTCACGACGACGACGCACAAAACGCTGCGCGGCCCGCGCGGCGGGCTGATCCTTTGCCGCAAAGCGTGGGCGCAGGCGATCGACAAGGCCGTGTTTCCCGGCGTGCAGGGCGGGCCGCTCATGCACGTGATCGCCGCCAAGGCGGTGGCGCTCGGCGAAGCGCTTCGGCCGGAATTCAACGAATACGCGCGCCAGATCGTGCGGAACGCCAAAGCGTTGGCGGAGGCGCTGGTGGAAGAGGGCTTTCGGCTCGTATCCGGCGGCACGGACAACCATTTGATGCTGGTCGATCTGCGGAACATCGGGATGACGGGCAAAGAAGCCGAAAGCCTTCTGGACGAAGTCGGTATAACTGTCAACAAAAACGCGATTCCGTTCGACCCGACAAGTCCGCAGGTGACGAGCGGCATCCGCATCGGAACTCCGGCGGTGACGTCGCGCGGGATGAAGGAAGAAGCGATGCGCACGATCGCCAGGGCGATCGCGCTGACGCTGAAGCGTCCGGAAGGCGACCGGTCGCTGGAAGAAGCGCGCCGGCTCGTCCGGGAACTGACCGAAGCGTATCCGCTGTATCCGGAGCTGTCGTATTGCCGGACGTAA
- a CDS encoding F0F1 ATP synthase subunit epsilon: MKTFLLEIVTPERVVFSEQVEMIVAEGAEGQLGVLANHVPLVTPLKIAPLKIRKNGKASYLAVNGGFLEVRKNKAVVLAESAEWPEEIDVERAMAAKARAEQRLKSGRRDEFDYRRAELALQRALNRLQVARMRGENQGEP, encoded by the coding sequence ATGAAAACGTTTTTGCTTGAAATCGTTACGCCGGAACGGGTTGTGTTTTCCGAACAGGTCGAAATGATCGTCGCGGAGGGGGCCGAGGGCCAGCTCGGCGTTCTGGCCAACCACGTTCCGCTCGTGACGCCGCTTAAAATCGCCCCGCTCAAAATTCGGAAAAACGGCAAGGCGTCGTATTTGGCGGTCAACGGCGGCTTTCTCGAAGTGCGCAAAAACAAGGCGGTCGTGCTCGCCGAAAGCGCGGAATGGCCGGAAGAAATCGACGTCGAGCGTGCGATGGCCGCTAAAGCGCGCGCCGAACAAAGGTTGAAGTCGGGGCGCCGCGACGAATTCGACTACCGTCGCGCGGAACTGGCGCTTCAACGCGCCCTCAACCGGCTCCAGGTGGCGCGCATGCGCGGCGAAAACCAGGGGGAACCGTGA
- a CDS encoding protein-(glutamine-N5) methyltransferase, release factor-specific: protein MDGRGGIAVTVREAWKRAFSFLRAKGESAASDAERLVRHALGLDRTALLSRWDEPFPPECEPLLFRMLERRLAGEPVQYIVGEECFFGLTFEVTPATLIPRPETEGLVERAIREAERVFGRDARTSALTAADLGTGSGAIAVALAASCSGWRIVATDLSREALAVARRNAERNGVADRIAWLEGDWLRPLEERGIAPDLIVSNPPYVRSGDIAGLQDEVRLYEPHLALDGGPDGLACYAAILEQIGRLPRVPAIAAFETAWDAAERVATLVRQTGFWREIRIECDLAGLDRYVVGVA from the coding sequence GTGGACGGAAGGGGCGGAATCGCCGTGACGGTTCGGGAAGCCTGGAAACGGGCTTTTTCTTTTTTACGGGCAAAAGGAGAAAGCGCGGCATCCGACGCGGAACGGCTCGTCCGACACGCGCTCGGTCTGGACCGAACGGCGCTTCTTTCCAGGTGGGACGAACCGTTTCCGCCGGAATGCGAACCGCTGCTTTTCCGAATGCTCGAACGGCGTCTGGCCGGCGAGCCGGTTCAATATATCGTGGGGGAGGAATGTTTTTTCGGCTTAACGTTTGAAGTAACGCCGGCCACGCTGATCCCGCGACCGGAGACGGAAGGGCTGGTCGAACGGGCGATTCGGGAAGCCGAACGTGTTTTCGGACGGGACGCGCGCACAAGCGCTCTCACTGCGGCCGATCTCGGTACGGGCAGCGGCGCGATCGCGGTGGCGCTCGCCGCGTCGTGTTCCGGATGGCGTATCGTGGCGACCGATCTTTCGCGTGAAGCGCTTGCGGTCGCGCGGCGCAACGCCGAGCGAAACGGCGTGGCGGATCGGATCGCCTGGCTAGAAGGCGACTGGCTTCGGCCGCTTGAAGAGCGGGGGATCGCACCCGATCTGATCGTCTCCAACCCGCCGTACGTCCGATCGGGCGACATCGCGGGCCTACAGGACGAAGTGCGGCTCTATGAACCGCATCTGGCGCTGGACGGCGGTCCGGACGGATTGGCCTGTTACGCGGCGATTTTGGAACAGATCGGCCGGTTGCCGCGCGTCCCCGCGATCGCGGCGTTCGAGACGGCCTGGGATGCGGCGGAACGCGTCGCCACGCTCGTCCGGCAAACCGGTTTCTGGCGGGAAATCCGGATCGAATGCGATCTGGCGGGACTGGACCGCTACGTCGTCGGCGTCGCATAA
- a CDS encoding TIGR01440 family protein, with protein sequence MAHAVETVVRELADAGRLKAGQWLVVGASTSEVAGERIGTASSETIAAAIWEGVERARRAIGFVPVFQCCEHLNRALVVDRNEAERAGLTEVSAVPVPKAGGALAACAYRRLREPCLVESVRAHAGLDIGETLIGMHLRPVVVPFRPSIRWIGGARVTMAYTRPKLIGGARAVYELDGERNPK encoded by the coding sequence ATCGCCCACGCGGTCGAGACAGTCGTTCGCGAGCTGGCGGACGCCGGTCGATTGAAAGCGGGACAGTGGCTCGTCGTCGGCGCCAGCACGAGCGAAGTGGCCGGCGAACGGATCGGCACGGCAAGCAGCGAGACGATCGCCGCGGCGATCTGGGAGGGCGTGGAACGGGCGAGGCGCGCGATCGGTTTTGTTCCGGTGTTTCAATGCTGCGAACATTTAAACCGCGCGCTGGTCGTCGACCGTAATGAAGCCGAACGCGCCGGGCTGACGGAAGTATCCGCCGTGCCGGTGCCGAAAGCCGGCGGCGCCCTTGCCGCCTGCGCGTACCGGCGTTTGCGCGAGCCGTGTCTCGTCGAATCGGTGCGGGCGCACGCCGGTCTCGACATCGGCGAGACGCTGATCGGCATGCATTTACGGCCGGTGGTCGTACCTTTCCGACCTTCCATACGTTGGATCGGCGGCGCTAGGGTGACGATGGCGTACACGCGGCCGAAGCTGATCGGCGGCGCACGGGCGGTGTACGAGTTGGACGGCGAGCGGAATCCAAAGTAA
- a CDS encoding F0F1 ATP synthase subunit C, translating into MEYIAAAIAIGLAALGAGIGNGLIVSRTVEGISRQPELRGPLQTTMFIGVGLVEAIPIIAVVFALLFTFVV; encoded by the coding sequence ATGGAGTATATTGCCGCAGCAATCGCGATCGGGTTGGCAGCGCTCGGGGCCGGTATCGGCAACGGTTTGATCGTCAGTCGAACGGTCGAGGGCATTTCCAGGCAGCCTGAATTGAGAGGCCCGCTGCAGACGACGATGTTTATCGGTGTCGGTCTTGTCGAGGCTATTCCGATCATCGCTGTCGTGTTTGCGTTGCTCTTTACATTTGTAGTCTGA
- a CDS encoding F0F1 ATP synthase subunit beta — protein sequence MKKGRVVAVMGPVVDIRFEDGQLPEILNAIRIEKKAEKPGERDIRLTVEAAVHLGDNVVRCVAMASTDGLVRGMEAVDTGAPITVPVGPATLGRVFNVLGEPIDNNPEVDRSITSPIHKPAPEFTSLSTQAEMLETGIKVIDLLAPYAKGGKIGLFGGAGVGKTVMIQELINNIAQEHGGYSVFAGVGERTREGNDLYHEMKAAGVIDKTAMVFGQMNEPPGARLRVALTGLTMAEYFRDVEGRDVLLFIDNIFRFTQAGSEVSALLGRMPSAVGYQPTLATEMGQLQERITSTRKGSITSIQAIYVPADDYTDPAPATAFAHLDATTNLERRIADLGIYPAVDPLASTSRILTPEVVGEEHYNVAQGVKRILQRYRELLDIIAILGMDELSEEDKLIVHRARRIQQFLSQPFHVAEAFTGQPGKYVPVKETVRSFKEILEGKHDDLPEEAFRFVGTIDEAVEKAKRLAS from the coding sequence ATGAAGAAGGGACGCGTCGTGGCCGTCATGGGGCCGGTCGTCGACATCCGGTTCGAAGACGGCCAGTTGCCGGAAATTTTAAATGCGATCCGCATTGAAAAAAAGGCGGAGAAACCCGGTGAACGTGACATCCGGCTGACCGTCGAGGCGGCGGTCCATCTCGGCGACAATGTCGTGCGGTGCGTAGCGATGGCGTCGACCGACGGGCTCGTCCGCGGCATGGAAGCCGTCGACACCGGCGCGCCGATCACGGTGCCGGTCGGCCCAGCGACGCTCGGGCGCGTGTTCAATGTGCTCGGCGAACCGATCGACAACAATCCGGAAGTCGACCGATCGATCACGAGCCCGATCCACAAGCCGGCGCCCGAGTTTACGTCGCTGTCGACGCAGGCGGAAATGCTGGAGACCGGCATCAAAGTCATCGATCTGCTCGCGCCGTACGCCAAAGGCGGCAAGATCGGCTTGTTCGGCGGCGCTGGTGTCGGTAAGACGGTCATGATCCAGGAGCTGATCAACAACATCGCCCAGGAGCACGGCGGCTATTCCGTGTTCGCCGGCGTCGGCGAGCGGACGCGTGAAGGGAACGACCTGTACCATGAAATGAAGGCGGCCGGCGTCATCGATAAGACGGCGATGGTGTTCGGCCAGATGAACGAACCGCCGGGCGCTCGTCTGCGCGTCGCCTTGACCGGACTGACGATGGCGGAATATTTCCGCGACGTCGAAGGGCGCGACGTCCTTCTGTTCATCGACAACATTTTCCGGTTTACTCAAGCGGGGTCCGAAGTATCCGCGTTGCTCGGCCGCATGCCGTCGGCGGTGGGCTATCAGCCGACACTTGCTACGGAAATGGGTCAGTTGCAAGAGCGGATCACGTCGACGCGCAAAGGTTCGATTACGTCCATCCAGGCGATCTACGTGCCGGCGGACGACTACACCGACCCGGCGCCGGCGACGGCGTTCGCGCATCTCGACGCGACGACGAACCTCGAGCGCCGCATCGCCGACCTCGGCATTTATCCGGCTGTCGACCCGCTGGCGTCGACGTCGCGCATCTTGACGCCGGAAGTCGTCGGCGAGGAACATTATAACGTCGCGCAGGGCGTCAAACGGATCTTGCAGCGTTACCGCGAATTGCTCGACATTATCGCGATTCTGGGCATGGATGAGCTCTCGGAGGAAGACAAGCTGATCGTCCATCGCGCGCGGCGCATCCAGCAATTTTTGTCGCAACCGTTCCATGTCGCCGAAGCGTTCACCGGTCAACCGGGCAAATACGTGCCCGTCAAAGAAACCGTGCGCAGCTTCAAAGAGATTCTCGAAGGCAAGCACGACGACCTGCCGGAAGAGGCGTTCCGGTTCGTCGGCACGATCGACGAGGCCGTCGAGAAGGCGAAACGGCTGGCGTCATGA
- a CDS encoding ATP synthase F0 subunit B: MQFNLLTFLYAIVSFGILYWLLSKYAFGPLFSVMEKRRQLVVGELQAAERNRREAEALLEEQKRELENARREAYEIIEQARATSTRQAEEIVRRAEEEARRRAEEALKEIEREKQKAVAQLKSQVAALSVLIASKIIEKQIDEKSQAELVDHYLREVGERG; the protein is encoded by the coding sequence GTGCAGTTCAACCTTTTGACGTTTCTGTACGCCATCGTATCGTTCGGTATTTTGTACTGGTTGCTCAGCAAGTACGCGTTCGGCCCGCTGTTTTCGGTCATGGAAAAACGCCGACAGCTCGTCGTCGGCGAGCTGCAGGCCGCCGAGCGGAACCGCAGGGAGGCGGAAGCGCTGCTGGAAGAGCAGAAAAGAGAGCTCGAAAACGCGCGCCGCGAAGCGTACGAAATCATCGAGCAGGCGCGTGCGACGAGTACGCGTCAAGCGGAAGAAATCGTGCGCCGGGCCGAAGAGGAGGCTAGACGGCGAGCCGAAGAAGCGCTGAAAGAGATCGAGCGAGAAAAGCAGAAGGCAGTCGCGCAGCTGAAAAGCCAAGTGGCGGCGCTGTCCGTCCTGATCGCCTCCAAAATCATCGAAAAGCAGATCGACGAAAAATCGCAGGCCGAGCTGGTCGATCATTATCTCCGGGAAGTAGGGGAACGCGGATGA
- a CDS encoding threonylcarbamoyl-AMP synthase: MTIYWKLGIRPDERSLRAVAQEAAQLLRSGELVAFPTETVYGLGADARNAAAVRRIFKAKGRPADNPLIVHVVDAAAAEAVADVGHPIAIRLMEAFWPGPLTLVLPAKPGAVAQEVTAGLATVAVRVPSHPVALELIRAAGCPVAAPSANRSGRPSPTTADHVREDLDGLVAAVIDAGPTGIGLESTVVEPVDGGVRLLRPGGVPPEALRNVAGRVWWASADDASAPRSPGMKYAHYAPRGRLTLVSGGDPSAVYETICRELREAKARGEVTGVLTVAERADRYDADVVAVAGRAGDVGATARELYAALRRFDEGGATYILAEPFAEEGLGAAVMNRLRKAAGGREIRLDS; the protein is encoded by the coding sequence ATGACGATCTACTGGAAGCTGGGCATCCGCCCGGACGAGCGTTCGTTGCGGGCCGTCGCGCAAGAAGCGGCGCAGTTGCTCCGGAGCGGCGAGCTGGTCGCGTTTCCGACGGAGACGGTGTACGGACTCGGCGCCGACGCCCGAAACGCCGCGGCCGTCCGGCGCATTTTCAAGGCGAAAGGCCGTCCCGCGGACAATCCGTTGATCGTGCACGTCGTTGACGCGGCAGCGGCTGAAGCAGTCGCCGACGTAGGCCATCCGATTGCGATTCGATTAATGGAAGCGTTCTGGCCGGGGCCGCTGACGTTGGTGTTGCCCGCAAAGCCCGGTGCGGTGGCGCAAGAAGTAACGGCCGGGCTGGCGACGGTGGCCGTGCGGGTGCCTTCGCATCCGGTTGCGCTGGAGCTGATCCGGGCGGCGGGATGCCCAGTCGCCGCGCCGAGCGCCAACCGGTCGGGTCGGCCGAGCCCGACGACGGCCGATCACGTCCGGGAAGATCTCGACGGCCTCGTAGCGGCCGTCATCGACGCCGGTCCGACGGGCATCGGCTTGGAATCGACGGTCGTCGAGCCGGTCGACGGCGGCGTGCGGCTGTTGCGGCCGGGCGGCGTGCCGCCGGAGGCACTGCGGAACGTGGCCGGCCGCGTATGGTGGGCGTCGGCCGACGACGCATCGGCGCCGCGTTCGCCCGGCATGAAATATGCGCATTACGCGCCGCGCGGCCGGCTAACGCTAGTCAGCGGCGGCGACCCGTCCGCCGTGTACGAGACGATCTGCCGCGAACTCCGCGAGGCGAAAGCCCGCGGCGAAGTGACGGGCGTACTGACGGTCGCCGAGCGGGCCGACCGTTACGACGCCGATGTCGTCGCCGTGGCGGGAAGAGCCGGCGACGTCGGGGCTACAGCGCGCGAGCTGTACGCGGCGCTCAGGCGTTTCGACGAAGGCGGCGCGACATATATTTTGGCCGAGCCGTTCGCCGAAGAAGGGTTGGGCGCGGCGGTCATGAACCGTTTGCGCAAAGCCGCCGGGGGGAGGGAAATCCGGCTCGACTCATGA